The window TCCTCAGATTCCTCCAGCTTCGCAAGCAAACCAAGAAGAGCGCGCACTATCTAAACGAGTCTCCCACTCTCTCTTTCCCGCTGTCCAATAACATAAAACAATTCTCACATCCCCACCACAGTCTCCTGGGCTCCTTAAATCATTCCAAACGCCAGGGCACGGAAGCCTAGGTTCCGAGCGGGAGAGCACTGGAGAGGGTTGGAGGGTTGAAGTTggaaagaggggggaggagagggggcttGAGGGAGAAACACCTGCGATCCTTACCTGGAGCTCGAATGCGGCTCACCTGGCATTAATTCGCTTTCCGGCAGGGGGCGCGATGACTAcgtttttctttcccctttccaatacTTAAATCTTAAGCATTACTCGGTCTAATTAAGCCCACAGACTCAAAAACCTAGAGAACGTCTTGGGAGGTGGAGAATGGGGGAGTGCCCTTTAGGAAATGAAATTAAGTGACCAACCTATGTCTACGTGACTTGGGCATTGGCCGGCCTCCTTCCGGGGCGTAATCTTCAGTATATAATTAGAGGCAGGATTCAGGACCCAGTTCTCAGCTTCAGCACGAGTCGCTCCACTATCTTCTGGTGAAAGGTTGGGTCGTTTTAGCCATTTTCCTCCGCAGCTGGAAATCTTTAGGACGTTCCATTTgtctctgctttttttctttttgtttttgtggtggaTGGTGGGTAGTGGGTAGGGACTGCATTTTACCGGCATTGGACTAGAGATACCGAGGATAGTTATTGGGGGGTATCAGCTACTGGTTTAACCAGTAATTGCACTTTTTTGTTCTAGACTGCTTGCCACCTCCAAAGTCGAAATCATGATCATCTGGGAGGTCTTAAAACTcgtgaggaaaaagaaagaagtgagtaTTGATTGGCATTTTTTTACGTTATTGCAATAAGGAAAGTTTGTTATTCTgtattcatttaacatttttaaagactCATCTAAAGATGTTTCTTTACAATATTTTGTCCATTAGCTTATTCCTTTGATCACTTTTGTGAGTATTGCTGGGTGTGGAGCAGCCTACATGTCCATGTATTCCCTTTCCAAACCTGAAGTTATGTAAGTAAAACCGGGGACATAATTGGAAGACAAGTTATTGGTTGGCTTTAGGTTACTATCTGAATTGAGAAAAGTTGCCCAATTTTTGTGTTCGGTCTTCCCCAAGAGAATGTGACGTTCTTGAGAGCTGGAAGTGTCTTACTTTTGAATTATACACATTTTTAATAGCTAAAaaactttcttcattctttctggaGTCAGAACTGGGAAAAATCTTTAAACTCAGAAGGATAAAAAATTGACATTGAGAAATTCATTGGATTAACTTTTTATAACTTttcaataaatgatttttcaaatggGGTATGATTTTGGGTTTCATTTTTCAATCTCTAAAATTAAGATTTTCTAAAAATGCAACAGAGAATTACATAgtaaagattataattttaaatgaaggCATTTTTAAGCTGTTTCATATATCTTTCTTCTGATATAACACTAAATTGGCTGCTAATGGCTTGGTATTTGGTGCTATTATATATAACCTCTTTAGAACATACTCTCCCTTATTTACTGGTTGCCTTTCCTTGTGTTCTCCCAGGCTAGTGCTTGGTTTAAACTACCAAATAGGGGACTAAGTGGAATTTTTGTCCCTGCTGAGCTCTACAGTAGAATAGTTCTGTATTGGGGGATAAGAGTTGTCTAGGGTTCTTAGCCAAGTAGCTATATAGGTATTGTCTAATACATCTTTAGTTTGAGTTGAAATTTA is drawn from Dromiciops gliroides isolate mDroGli1 chromosome 2, mDroGli1.pri, whole genome shotgun sequence and contains these coding sequences:
- the C2H15orf48 gene encoding normal mucosa of esophagus-specific gene 1 protein, with protein sequence MIIWEVLKLVRKKKELIPLITFVSIAGCGAAYMSMYSLSKPEVIVDRWNNPEPWDYVNPSKPQKLITVKQKWEPIEELQAVKNMTK